The nucleotide window GGATGACCGATAAAGGCAATCTGTTTTTAAAAGGCCTGTTGCAAATGAGTGTTGCCATTTACCACTACAGTTATGGGAATATTAAGGGAGCCCGGCTGATGATGCAGGCAGCACATGACTATTTGCAATCTTATCGCCCTGTCCACTGGGGGCTTGATTTGGAGAAGATTTATCCTTTCATTGAAGAGTGCCTTCAGACATTTCCTGTGGAACTGGATCGGGTTCCATATGAGGAAGTTGTGAACCTTCCCGAGCTTCCGTTGTTATTTGTGTATCTTGAAGATTGATATGGGCGTTATTTAATAATGAGTGTGAAGAAAGAAATGGCCTGTAATGTTAGGAAGTCGAAATATTTTAAGAGTTTCGCTATAATGAACTTATAACTTTGTAGGGGTGAATGATTTGTTTAAAGTTAATGATCAATTTAATTTATCAAACAGCCATGATTGCCTGGTGATTGGCTTGTTCAACAAACCGTCTGGACTTGAAGGTGCCGTTGGCGAAGCGGACCAGCTTTTTGACGGCCAGCTGACAGAACTAGTTAAAAGCGGGGATATTTCAACTAAGAAAAAAGCGATCTCAAAGATACATACTTTCGGTAAAATCGGTGCAAGAAAAGTATATTTTGTCGGACTTGGGCATGAAAAAGAATACAATTTCGAAACATTAAGAGATGCATTAGGCCGCTTGTTCAAAACTGCGAAGAAAGAAAAATGGACGGAAGCAGCCGTTCTTTTAGATACTTTTACGAGCGAGAAGGTCGAGCTCAATGACGCCGCGCATGCTTTAGGTGAAGCGTTACCGATGGCTACATATGAGTTCGAAGGCTATAAGCAAAAATCAAACGAGCCTGAAAAGCGAATCGAAAGCCTGACAGTATACAGCGCAGACGAAGATGGCGAAGTGGAAGCAGCAGTTGAGGTTGGCTATGTTTTCGGCAAGGGGACGAATTCGGCACGTACACTCGTAAATACTCCTGGAAACCTGCTGACTGCTACAGACATGGCTGAATATGCGATGAAACTGGCAGAGACATATGAATTTGAAGCAGAAATTTTAGAAAAAGAAGAAATGGAAAAGCTCGGCATGGGCGCGCTTCTTGCGGTCAACCAGGGATCTTCAGAACCGCCAAAAATGATCGTCCTTAAATACCAGGGCAAGGAAGAGTGGAAGGATGTCATTGGCCTTGTCGGCAAGGGCATCACGTTTGATACAGGCGGTTACTCCATCAAAACAAAAGCTGGCATCGTCGGTATGAAGTCCGATATGGGCGGTGCAGCAGCGGTGCTTGGGGCAATGGAGATCATCGGTGAGCTGAAGCCTGAGCAAAATGTCGTAGCGGTAATTCCATCAACAGACAATATGATCAGCGGCACAGCATTCAAGCCGGATGATGTCATCACGTCAATGAGCGGCAAGACGATTGAAGTATTGAACACAGATGCAGAAGGACGTCTCGTGCTTGCTGACGCTATGACTTATGCGAAGCATCATGGTGCGAACTATCTAGTAGATATTGCAACCCTGACTGGCGGGGTCATTACCGCGTTAGGTCTGCATACATCCGGAGCATTGACGAACAACGAAGAGTTTTTTGAACAAGTGCTGGAGGCTTCATATGAATCCGGTGAGCCAATTTGGCGCCTGCCATTGTTCGAGCGCGATATTGAACGTGTACGCGGCAGCAAAATCGCCGACCTGAATAATTCTCCAGGCGCAGAAGGCCATGCAATCATGGGCGGAGCGTTTGTCGGTGAATTTGCCGAAGGCACTCCATGGGTGCACCTCGACATCGCCGGAACAGCGACCACAAGCAAAGAATACGACCTTGTCCCATCTGGCGCAACCGGTGTCATGGCGCGCACACTGGCATTGCTGGTCGAAAGATTTGAAACAGGAGATAAAGAATAAGCTGAGTTTGATTACCTCAAAGCCTGAGCGGCTTTGGGGTTTTTAAGTTTTCAGGTAATGCAAACAGAGAGAAGGGTTTGGTCTAGACTGAATAGAGTTTACTGAAGGTACACTCCGAGTTCTGACAAAACCAAGTAGCGTCCGTAGAGTTTTGTCTCTGAAGGTGCCTTAGGTTCAGACAAAACTAGGTCACGCCATTGGAGTTTTGTCCGAAGGTGCCTAAGGTTCGGGCAAAAACGAGGTTTCTCCAGTGGGATTTTGTCCGAAGATGCCTTAGGTTCGGACAAAACACAGTCACATCAGAAGGATTTTGTCTGAAGTAGCCCAGGGTTCAGACAAAACGAGGTCACGCCATTGGAGTTTTGTCCGAAGATGCCTAAGGTTCAGACAAAACACAGTCACATCAGAAGGATTTTGTCTGAAGTAGCCCAGGGTTCAGACAAAACGAGGTCACGCCAGAGGAGTTTTGTCCGAAGATGCCTAAGGTTCAGACAAAACACAGTCACATCAGAAGGATTTTGTCTGAAGTAGTCCAGGGTTCAGACAAAACGAGGTCACGCCAGAGGAGTTTTGTCCGAAGATGCCTAAGGTTCAGACAAAGCACAGTCACATCAGAAGGATTTTGTCTGAAGTAGTCCAGGGTTCAGACAAAACGAGGTCACGCCAGAGGAGTTTTGTCCGAAGATGCCTAAGGTTCAGACAAAGCACAGTCACATCAGAAGGATTTTGTCTGAAGTAGTCCAGGGTTCAGACAAAAAGCACAACCATATCCAAAAACTATTAAAAACCTATTGACATAAAAAACAAATCTATGATAATTTAATACTTGTCATTTTAATTCTCTACCAATTTACCATGCTAAAGTAAGATATATAAACACCGAGAGGAGCACTCATCATGAATGCAGTTGTTATTGCAGTACTGGCAATGCTGATCCTTAGTTTGCTTCGCGTCAATGTTGTGTTGGCATTGATTGCTGGAGCGCTGATTGGCGGACTGACAGGCGGCTTGAGTATAGAGAAGACGATTGAAGTATTTTCAGGAGGGCTTGGCGGCAGTGCCGAGGTTGCGCTAAGTTACGCGCTGCTAGGAGGATTCGCTGTTGCTATTTCCACGACTGGCTTGCCCAATCTGCTGGTTGACTGGATGATTGGCATGATAGGCAAAAATGGAGAGTCGAAAGCAAAGACGTATTCTAAGGCGATTATTGTCATCTTGATCTTAATGATGGCGATTTTCTCACAAAACCTGATTCCGATCCATATCGCGTTTATTCCGATTTTAATTCCACCGTTGTTGATTGTCTTCAACGAGCTGAAAATTGACCGTCGCTTAATTGCTTCCGTGTTGACGTTCGGGCTGACGGCACCTTATATTTTGCTTCCAGTTGGGTTTGGCGGGATTTTTCACGACATCCTGGCTACGAACATGGCTGACAGCGGAATGGAAATCGATATGGGAGACATCCCGACAGCGATGCTGCTGCCTGTTGCTGGCCTTGTTGTTGGATTATTGATCGCGATTTTTGTATCATACCGAAAGCCAAGAACCTACGAGGATTATCAAGTGGTTCAGGTCGAGAAAAGTGAGTATTCCAAAGTTGGGATCATTTTTTCAATCGTGGCAATTATTGCAGCGCTTGCTGCACAGCTTTATTTTGGATCCATGATTATCGGTGCATTGGCAGGGATCCTAGTCGTGTACGTCAGCGGAGCAATCAAGTGGCGTGACGCAGATAATCTTCTAACAGAAGGCATGAAGATGATGGCATTCATCGGATTCGTCATGCTTGCTGCTTTCGGTTTTGCTGATGTTCTTAAAGAAACCGGAGACGTTGAAACACTTGTAGCACAGGCAGCTGATACAATTGGCAATAATAAAGCCCTTGGCGCGTTGGCAATGCTTGTTGTAGGACTTTTGGTTACAATGGGAATCGGTTCATCCTTTTCAACGATTCCAATCATTGCTACGATTTTTGTGCCTCTAAGCCTTCAATTGGGCTTCAGTCCGATGGCTACGATTGCGATTGTAGGAACGGCTGCTGCACTTGGTGACGCAGGATCACCGGCATCTGACAGTACACTTGGGCCTACCGCTGGTTTGAATGCTGATACTCAGCACAACCACATTTGGGATACGGTTGTTCCGACATTTGTACACTACAATATTCCGTTGATCATTTTCGGCTGGATTGCCGCAATGGTTCTATAAGTTCGGAATAGCTATAGCCGTCTTGCTCTTTGGGCAGGGCGGCTTTGTTTATTTTAAAATAGAATTTCGGTAGGATAATAAGAAAAGCGCAAGCGCCTTGGTCAGCTCCGACAAGCGCTGGAGGGCCTGACAGTGAAGGCGTTCTTTGACTTCATAGGACCGAAGCGACTCGAGGAGTTAGGAGCCGCAGCTAGACATGCGTCTCGAGGAGCTAGGCGCTGGAGCTAGACACTAATCTAAGAGTTCTATACCTTCTTTCTTATATAATAAAAAGGGGTGATCAAATCATGTATTTTGGAAGAGCGCGTAAAAAGGGCCCATCGGACAGAGTCCCGCCGAACCAAAATGTTACGACCTCTTTTCCTGTCCTGCATTATGGCAATGTGCCATATTATAAGAATCTCGATGATTGGACCTTGAAGATTTTTGGTCTTGTAGAAAATGAAGTGGTACTACGATACAAAGACTTAATGGCTATGCCGCAGACGACCTCAGGCAATGACATCCACTGTGTGACTGGCTGGTCAAAGCTGGACAATGTCTGGGAGGGGATATCCACTCAGGACTTGGTCAGGCTGGCCAGTCCAAAGGAAACAGCTAAATATGTCATTCTTCATGCTGAGGAAAATTGGACGACAAATCTTCCCATTGAGGATTTTCTTAAGGAGACAAGTCTGTTAGCCCATTCCCATAACGGGGAAAAGCTTACCCCGGAACATGGTTATCCATTGAGAGCAGTCATTCCACATCTATACTTCTGGAAGAGTGCAAAATGGGTCAGAGGAATTGAATTTTCATCCGAAAACCTGCCTGGTTTCTGGGAAGAGAATGGCTACCATATGTATGGAGATCCATGGAAGGAACAGCGGATGACCTGGGACTAGGCTTTTTTTCTACTGTAGTGGACAAACGCCCATTCAACCCCCTCACTTTTTGCATATGAAGTAATATAGGCAAATATATGAGGGAGGTAGCTTGATGTATAGAAGAAGACCATATTATGGTGGCAGACGCCCATTTGGTTTTGGCTTTGGAGGCCCTTTTGTTGGAGGAGTACTCGGAGTCCTTTTAGGCAGCGCACTATTGTATCAGCGTCCATATGGTTACGGTTACGGCGGTTTCCCGCCTTACGGTTATGGATCCGGATATGGAGGTTATCCGTATTATTACTAAATGAAAAACAAATGACATAGCCGCTGTTCAGAGTGAACATCGGCTTTTTTTTATGAGATGAGAAGGTATATTTCACTTCGAGAATTGTCCAACTCCAGCGCCTAGCCCCTCGAGTCGCTTCAGTCCGTCCAATGAAGTCAAAGAACAACTTCACCGGTGTCCGTCCAATGAAGTCAAAGAACAACTTCACCGGTGTCCGTCCAATGAAGTCAAAGAACGACTTCACCGGTCCGCCCTCCAGCGCTTGTCGGGGCTGACCAAGGCGTTTGCGCTTTTCTTATTCCCACCTCAACTGCGTGATGATATGACAGCATTCCTTGTCCCCTGCATAATCCACGAAGTTCATTGTGATTCCATCTGGGTTATACGTGATTTTTGGCTTTTTCTTAATGCCTGTTGATTGGATTATTCTTTCTACTTCCTTTTGGTTTGATTGCTGGGCGGCAGCCATTAATTCACTGGAATAAGAATCCGAGGAAGTTATTTTGGACATCACAAGGTTTGCGTCTTCCATCAGGGAAATTGCTTTAGCAGCGGAAGTTCTGAATAGTGTTGCATTCACTTCTGGATACGGACGATCAGAGTCAGTCCCAACCCTATTTTGATGAAAAAATAAACAATGCATAAGTAGCTACCCCTTTCTTATGGGTAAGTTTTAGACCTTTTTCAATGTATGAACATAAATCTCTAAGTATGAGGATTGAAAAAGCCAAAAGCAGTTCAATAATGAAAAAAAGAGGGTAAATAGGGCAGTAGGGAGAATTGTTATACATATTAACTTCTATTGTGAAATAGAATCGGACCAAGGCGGAAAAAGGGGGAGAACCATGGATCTGGAGATGGTCATCAATGTTATTGAAGATAATGGCTATTTGGGTTTATTTTTATGGTTATGGTTCGGGGTTTTCGTCATTCCTGTTCCCAATGAGGTTATTTTGATGACTGTGGGTCTCGCTTCATCCAAGGGAGCCTTGAACCCCATTCTTGCATTTTTGGTTACATACATGGGCATCTCTGCAGCCTTTAGCTCCAGCTACCTGCTGGGGAGGCTGATTGGAACTAGACTGCTTCGAATGTTGGAGAAAAAGAAGCGTTTCGCGAATTCAATTGAATCTGCAATGAAGCTGATGGAGAAATATCATGCATTTTCATTGTCGTTGAGTTGTTTTGCTCCTGGAGTCCGATACTTGGTGCCATTGCTTTACGGATTCAGTCGACTTCCGTTTAAAACCTTTGCTCTATTTGCCTATAGTGGTGCATTCGTATGGGTTTCAATTATTTTTGTGCTAGGGTATTTGTTTGGAGATAAAATGGATATAGTCATGAAGTACAATAAAGAATTTTGGCTGGTCGCACTTGCTTTAGCGATGATCAGCATCATCTTCGTGTACCGGAGGAAAAAAATAAGGGCTGCAGCTGTTTCAGAAGAAATAATTCTTCAGGAAGGGCAGCAAAAATGACCCTTTCTGAAAAAACACTATATTACTTTTTAATGCTAGAGTAGCTTGACAGGCTAAAATTCATTTCGATTTTCGAAAAAATCGATCGCTCCAAGGACAATATGTGAATTCCAAAACCGAATAAAGTATTGGAAACCATTTTATCGATTTTGCGATTTTGTTTCGCAGCGTAACCAACTGCTGTAACAGCAGCTCCTAACACCCCAGCAATGATGCCTTCACGAATTGTGTTCATATGGATCACCTCATTTGAATGATGCGTCCTTTTGCTAAGAAAAGTAATAGTTTCCCTTGAGTTCGTCATAATCAGTTTGCTAAATACTAGGAGGTAATAAAATTGGAACTGAATAAAACACTGCTTGGCTCACTTGGAATAGAAATAACAGAACTGCAAAAAGGTAAGGTTGTCGCAACAATGCCTGTGGATGACCGTACAAGACAGCCATTTGGCCTGCTGCACGGCGGTGCGTCTGTAGCCCTGGCAGAAACAGTCGCCAGCGTTGGATCATTCGAGCTAGTCGACAAGGAAAACGAAGTAGTGGTCGGCCTAGAAATCAATGCGAACCATATAAGAGCAAAAAAGGACGGACTGGTTACAGCTGTAGGCACTGTTCTCCACCAGGGAA belongs to Mesobacillus subterraneus and includes:
- a CDS encoding DUF309 domain-containing protein — encoded protein: MTDYPDEYYEFFIKFNEGDYYTCHDLLEDMWMTDKGNLFLKGLLQMSVAIYHYSYGNIKGARLMMQAAHDYLQSYRPVHWGLDLEKIYPFIEECLQTFPVELDRVPYEEVVNLPELPLLFVYLED
- a CDS encoding leucyl aminopeptidase — translated: MFKVNDQFNLSNSHDCLVIGLFNKPSGLEGAVGEADQLFDGQLTELVKSGDISTKKKAISKIHTFGKIGARKVYFVGLGHEKEYNFETLRDALGRLFKTAKKEKWTEAAVLLDTFTSEKVELNDAAHALGEALPMATYEFEGYKQKSNEPEKRIESLTVYSADEDGEVEAAVEVGYVFGKGTNSARTLVNTPGNLLTATDMAEYAMKLAETYEFEAEILEKEEMEKLGMGALLAVNQGSSEPPKMIVLKYQGKEEWKDVIGLVGKGITFDTGGYSIKTKAGIVGMKSDMGGAAAVLGAMEIIGELKPEQNVVAVIPSTDNMISGTAFKPDDVITSMSGKTIEVLNTDAEGRLVLADAMTYAKHHGANYLVDIATLTGGVITALGLHTSGALTNNEEFFEQVLEASYESGEPIWRLPLFERDIERVRGSKIADLNNSPGAEGHAIMGGAFVGEFAEGTPWVHLDIAGTATTSKEYDLVPSGATGVMARTLALLVERFETGDKE
- a CDS encoding Na+/H+ antiporter family protein; the encoded protein is MNAVVIAVLAMLILSLLRVNVVLALIAGALIGGLTGGLSIEKTIEVFSGGLGGSAEVALSYALLGGFAVAISTTGLPNLLVDWMIGMIGKNGESKAKTYSKAIIVILILMMAIFSQNLIPIHIAFIPILIPPLLIVFNELKIDRRLIASVLTFGLTAPYILLPVGFGGIFHDILATNMADSGMEIDMGDIPTAMLLPVAGLVVGLLIAIFVSYRKPRTYEDYQVVQVEKSEYSKVGIIFSIVAIIAALAAQLYFGSMIIGALAGILVVYVSGAIKWRDADNLLTEGMKMMAFIGFVMLAAFGFADVLKETGDVETLVAQAADTIGNNKALGALAMLVVGLLVTMGIGSSFSTIPIIATIFVPLSLQLGFSPMATIAIVGTAAALGDAGSPASDSTLGPTAGLNADTQHNHIWDTVVPTFVHYNIPLIIFGWIAAMVL
- a CDS encoding sulfite oxidase-like oxidoreductase, yielding MYFGRARKKGPSDRVPPNQNVTTSFPVLHYGNVPYYKNLDDWTLKIFGLVENEVVLRYKDLMAMPQTTSGNDIHCVTGWSKLDNVWEGISTQDLVRLASPKETAKYVILHAEENWTTNLPIEDFLKETSLLAHSHNGEKLTPEHGYPLRAVIPHLYFWKSAKWVRGIEFSSENLPGFWEENGYHMYGDPWKEQRMTWD
- a CDS encoding DedA family protein, whose translation is MDLEMVINVIEDNGYLGLFLWLWFGVFVIPVPNEVILMTVGLASSKGALNPILAFLVTYMGISAAFSSSYLLGRLIGTRLLRMLEKKKRFANSIESAMKLMEKYHAFSLSLSCFAPGVRYLVPLLYGFSRLPFKTFALFAYSGAFVWVSIIFVLGYLFGDKMDIVMKYNKEFWLVALALAMISIIFVYRRKKIRAAAVSEEIILQEGQQK
- a CDS encoding hotdog fold thioesterase, whose amino-acid sequence is MELNKTLLGSLGIEITELQKGKVVATMPVDDRTRQPFGLLHGGASVALAETVASVGSFELVDKENEVVVGLEINANHIRAKKDGLVTAVGTVLHQGKTTMVWDIKITDEEEKLVCVSRCTIAVIKRKK